Proteins encoded by one window of Streptomyces sp. NBC_01571:
- a CDS encoding STAS domain-containing protein yields MSSVPPAGLLTVDAMTPAVLVLPALVTRDEVPGLCDDVRARLTATGGGVVVCDVAGLGPPGLATVDALARMELAARRAGGRIRLRDPAPPLRALLDLVGLRFELEGESEEREPARGVEEAVESGDPAV; encoded by the coding sequence ATGAGTTCGGTCCCTCCGGCCGGTCTACTGACCGTGGACGCCATGACACCCGCCGTTCTCGTACTGCCCGCCCTCGTCACCCGCGACGAGGTGCCGGGGCTCTGCGACGACGTGCGTGCGCGGCTGACGGCGACGGGCGGCGGAGTGGTCGTCTGTGACGTCGCCGGGCTCGGTCCGCCCGGGCTCGCCACCGTCGACGCCCTGGCCAGGATGGAGCTCGCCGCCCGCCGGGCCGGTGGACGCATACGTCTGCGCGATCCGGCCCCGCCGCTGCGCGCCCTCCTCGATCTAGTGGGCCTCCGCTTCGAGTTGGAGGGGGAGTCCGAAGAGCGGGAACCAGCGCGCGGTGTCGAGGAAGCAGTGGAATCCGGTGATCCGGCCGTCTGA
- a CDS encoding cytidine deaminase, whose protein sequence is MTFPEAGSAEPGSRETGAADVDWEALRELARDAMSRAYAPYSGFPVGVAALVDDGRTVTGCNVENASYGLGLCAECGLVSQLQNSGGGRLTHFTCVDGRGEILVPCGRCRQLLYEFGGPGLLVETPAGILPLSEMLPQAFGPENLTK, encoded by the coding sequence GTGACCTTCCCGGAGGCCGGATCCGCGGAGCCCGGATCCCGGGAGACCGGGGCCGCGGACGTCGACTGGGAGGCCCTGCGGGAGCTTGCGCGGGACGCCATGTCCCGCGCCTACGCCCCCTATTCCGGGTTCCCGGTGGGTGTCGCGGCGCTCGTCGACGACGGCCGGACCGTCACCGGCTGCAACGTCGAGAACGCCTCGTACGGGCTCGGGCTGTGCGCCGAGTGCGGTCTCGTCTCCCAGCTGCAGAACAGCGGGGGCGGTCGGCTGACGCACTTCACCTGCGTCGACGGGCGCGGCGAGATCCTCGTGCCGTGCGGACGCTGCCGCCAGCTGCTGTACGAGTTCGGCGGGCCCGGCCTGCTCGTGGAGACGCCGGCCGGGATCCTGCCGCTCTCCGAGATGCTGCCCCAGGCCTTCGGGCCGGAGAATCTCACCAAGTAA
- a CDS encoding sigma-70 family RNA polymerase sigma factor, translated as MSEGTATTTDLDVRLEKHRVELTGYCYRMLGSSFEAEDAVQDTMVRAWRSYDKFEGRSSIRSWLYRIATNVCLDMLNAGNRRARPMDLTGPSPLAQAALTPRPDNTWLEPVPDARVLPAISDPAEAAVAKESVRLAFMAALQQLPPKQRAVLILREVLAWKASEVAELLGTTVASVNSALQRARATLAEREGTPGAVSDPLDEEQQKLLERYVAAFEGYDMTALTALLHEDAIMTMPPFDLWLYGPGDITGFMTTLGASCAGSRLLPVSVNGLPGFAHYKPDPEKGGFSAWAIQALEISDGRITGFHCFLDTARWFPLFGLPLQLEAEAH; from the coding sequence ATGAGCGAGGGTACGGCGACGACGACAGACCTGGATGTCCGGCTGGAGAAGCACCGGGTCGAGCTGACCGGTTACTGCTACCGGATGCTCGGCTCCTCCTTCGAGGCGGAGGACGCGGTGCAGGACACGATGGTCCGCGCCTGGCGGAGCTACGACAAGTTCGAGGGCCGCTCGTCGATACGCTCCTGGCTGTACCGGATCGCCACGAACGTGTGCCTGGACATGCTGAACGCCGGCAACAGAAGGGCCCGGCCCATGGACCTCACCGGCCCCTCCCCGCTCGCCCAGGCGGCGCTCACCCCGCGCCCGGACAACACCTGGCTGGAGCCGGTGCCCGACGCCCGCGTGCTGCCCGCCATCAGCGACCCGGCCGAGGCGGCGGTGGCCAAGGAATCGGTGCGGCTCGCCTTCATGGCCGCCCTCCAGCAGCTGCCGCCCAAGCAGCGGGCCGTGCTCATCCTGCGCGAGGTCCTCGCCTGGAAGGCGAGCGAGGTCGCCGAGCTGCTCGGCACCACGGTCGCCTCGGTCAACAGCGCGCTGCAGCGGGCCCGCGCCACACTCGCGGAGAGGGAAGGCACCCCAGGAGCCGTCTCCGACCCGCTCGACGAGGAGCAGCAGAAACTCCTGGAGCGCTACGTCGCCGCGTTCGAGGGGTACGACATGACGGCCCTGACCGCGCTGCTCCACGAGGACGCGATCATGACGATGCCGCCGTTCGACCTGTGGCTGTACGGCCCCGGCGACATCACGGGCTTCATGACGACACTCGGCGCCTCCTGCGCGGGTTCACGCCTGCTCCCGGTGTCGGTCAACGGTCTGCCGGGCTTCGCGCACTACAAGCCGGACCCGGAGAAGGGCGGCTTCAGCGCCTGGGCGATCCAGGCCCTGGAGATCTCAGACGGCCGGATCACCGGATTCCACTGCTTCCTCGACACCGCGCGCTGGTTCCCGCTCTTCGGACTCCCCCTCCAACTCGAAGCGGAGGCCCACTAG
- a CDS encoding S9 family peptidase, whose translation MAQEATPVRSARLGRALGPEPTAVSGVVLLLPGGDETSGRRPSPMWATASVRALGRRLTRAGQAEGLAAHVVHYRFRGWNGSEAHLAGDASWAADEVVRRYGDVPVCLAGVDMGGRAALRAAGHTAVNSVLALAPWLPEEDMAAPPEPVKQLTGRRVLIVHGTNDERTDPELSFRLAARAKKSNRDVCRFEVHSDGHGLHQHRTEVHALAEDFVMGALFGRGLSRPLEDALAAPPPLGLRMPLASGFGKALRH comes from the coding sequence ATGGCACAGGAAGCGACGCCGGTACGCAGCGCCCGGCTGGGGAGGGCACTGGGCCCGGAGCCGACAGCGGTCAGCGGAGTGGTCCTGCTGCTCCCGGGCGGCGACGAGACCTCCGGCCGCAGGCCTTCCCCCATGTGGGCGACCGCCTCCGTACGCGCGTTGGGTCGCCGCCTCACGCGCGCGGGACAGGCGGAGGGCCTGGCCGCCCATGTCGTGCACTACCGCTTCCGCGGCTGGAACGGCAGCGAGGCGCATCTCGCGGGCGACGCTTCGTGGGCCGCCGACGAGGTCGTACGCCGTTACGGCGACGTTCCCGTCTGCCTCGCCGGCGTCGACATGGGGGGCCGGGCGGCACTGCGCGCGGCCGGTCACACCGCCGTCAACTCCGTGCTGGCGCTGGCACCCTGGCTGCCCGAGGAGGACATGGCGGCGCCACCCGAACCGGTGAAACAGCTCACCGGGCGGCGCGTGCTGATCGTGCACGGCACCAACGACGAGCGCACCGACCCGGAACTGTCCTTCCGGCTCGCGGCCCGCGCCAAGAAGTCCAACCGCGACGTCTGCCGCTTCGAGGTCCACTCCGACGGGCACGGGTTGCACCAGCACCGGACCGAAGTCCACGCGCTGGCCGAGGACTTCGTGATGGGGGCGCTGTTCGGGCGGGGACTGTCCCGCCCGCTGGAGGACGCTCTCGCGGCGCCACCGCCGCTGGGCCTGCGGATGCCGCTCGCCTCGGGCTTCGGGAAGGCACTGCGTCACTGA
- a CDS encoding AEC family transporter encodes MQGVLTGFAVIAVVIGVGWLIGRRGYLGENGREVLTKLAFHVASPALLFTTLARADLSVIFSSRLLVTAMSTAAAAGVFVVVGAVRGWGVGRTTIGALCSSYVNSGNLGIPIAVYVLGDASLVAPVLLFQQIVVTPVALTVLDLSGPGEKGSVWLRLVTPLRNPIAVGSLAGVAVSASGLRVPGPVMDPLTLIGNMSVPAVLLAFGISLCGSTLPGRGADRHPVLLSVVLKAVGQPVAAWALAAGVFGLHGAPLLDVVVTSALPAAQNLFTYASRYHVGETLARESILLSTILSVPALVLIAAVLG; translated from the coding sequence GTGCAGGGGGTGTTGACCGGGTTTGCGGTGATCGCCGTCGTCATCGGCGTCGGCTGGCTGATCGGCCGCCGGGGCTACCTCGGGGAGAACGGCCGGGAGGTGCTGACCAAGCTCGCCTTCCATGTGGCCTCACCCGCGCTGCTGTTCACCACGCTCGCCCGCGCCGACCTCTCGGTGATCTTCTCCAGCCGGCTGCTGGTCACCGCCATGAGCACGGCCGCGGCGGCCGGCGTCTTCGTCGTGGTGGGTGCCGTACGCGGCTGGGGTGTGGGCCGGACGACGATCGGCGCCCTGTGCTCCAGCTACGTCAACTCCGGCAACCTCGGCATCCCGATCGCGGTGTACGTGCTCGGTGACGCCTCGCTGGTGGCGCCCGTGCTGCTGTTCCAGCAGATCGTGGTCACGCCGGTCGCGCTGACCGTCCTGGACCTGTCGGGGCCGGGAGAGAAGGGTTCGGTGTGGCTGCGGCTGGTCACGCCCCTTCGCAACCCCATCGCCGTCGGCTCGCTCGCCGGGGTCGCCGTGTCGGCGAGCGGTCTGCGGGTGCCGGGGCCGGTCATGGACCCGCTCACCCTGATCGGGAACATGTCGGTGCCCGCGGTGCTGCTGGCGTTCGGCATCTCGCTGTGCGGCAGCACGCTGCCCGGTCGCGGCGCGGACCGGCACCCCGTGCTGCTGTCCGTCGTGCTGAAGGCGGTGGGCCAGCCCGTGGCGGCCTGGGCGCTGGCGGCCGGCGTGTTCGGGCTGCACGGTGCGCCCCTGCTCGACGTCGTGGTCACCTCGGCGCTGCCCGCCGCCCAGAACCTCTTCACCTACGCGTCGCGCTACCACGTCGGCGAGACGCTCGCCCGCGAGTCGATCCTGCTGTCGACGATCCTGTCCGTCCCGGCCCTGGTGCTGATCGCGGCCGTACTCGGCTGA
- a CDS encoding thymidine phosphorylase, with amino-acid sequence MAMDAVSVIRTKRDRGELSDTQIDWVIDAYTRGEVADYQMAALNMAILLNGMNRREIARWTAAMIASGERMEFSSLSRPTADKHSTGGVGDKITLPLAPLVAACGAAVPQLSGRGLGHTGGTLDKLESIPGWRALLSNEEMLHVLDTTGAVICAAGDGLAPADKKLYALRDVTGTVEAIPLIASSIMSKKIAEGTGSLVLDVKVGTGAFMKTIEDARELASTMVGLGTDHGVRTVALLTDMSTPLGLTAGNALEVRESVEVLAGGGPSDVVELTVALAREMLDAAGVKDADPAKALADGSAMDVWRRMIAAQGGDPDAELPTSREQHVVTAASSGVLTRLDAYDIGIAAWRLGAGRARKEDPVQAAAGVEMHAKPGDTVTAGQPLLTLHTDTPERFAYALESVEGSYDIAAPGTEFKPNPIVLDRIA; translated from the coding sequence ATGGCCATGGACGCCGTCTCCGTCATCCGCACCAAGCGGGACCGCGGTGAGCTCAGCGACACACAGATCGACTGGGTCATCGACGCGTACACCCGCGGCGAGGTCGCCGACTACCAGATGGCCGCCCTCAACATGGCGATCCTGCTCAACGGCATGAACCGTCGTGAGATCGCCCGCTGGACCGCCGCGATGATCGCGTCGGGCGAGCGCATGGAGTTCTCCTCACTGTCCCGTCCCACCGCCGACAAGCACTCCACGGGCGGTGTCGGTGACAAGATCACGCTCCCGCTGGCTCCGCTGGTCGCGGCCTGCGGTGCCGCCGTGCCGCAGCTGTCCGGGCGCGGCCTCGGCCACACCGGCGGCACGCTCGACAAGCTGGAGTCGATCCCCGGCTGGCGGGCCCTGCTCTCCAACGAGGAGATGCTGCACGTCCTCGACACCACGGGCGCGGTCATCTGCGCGGCGGGCGACGGGCTGGCCCCCGCCGACAAGAAGCTCTACGCCCTCCGTGACGTCACGGGCACGGTGGAGGCGATCCCGCTGATCGCGTCCTCGATCATGTCGAAGAAGATCGCCGAGGGCACGGGGTCGCTGGTGCTGGACGTGAAGGTGGGCACCGGCGCCTTCATGAAGACCATCGAGGACGCCCGGGAGCTGGCCTCCACGATGGTCGGTCTCGGCACCGACCACGGGGTGCGTACGGTCGCGCTGCTGACGGACATGTCGACCCCGCTGGGCCTGACGGCCGGCAACGCGCTCGAGGTACGGGAGTCCGTCGAGGTGCTGGCCGGCGGTGGCCCCTCGGACGTCGTCGAGCTCACCGTCGCCCTGGCGCGCGAGATGCTGGACGCGGCGGGTGTGAAGGACGCGGACCCGGCGAAGGCCCTCGCCGACGGTTCCGCGATGGACGTCTGGCGCCGCATGATCGCCGCGCAGGGTGGTGACCCGGACGCCGAACTCCCCACCTCGCGCGAGCAGCACGTGGTGACGGCGGCGTCCTCGGGCGTGCTGACCCGTCTCGACGCGTACGACATCGGCATCGCGGCCTGGCGGCTGGGCGCCGGGCGTGCCCGCAAGGAGGACCCGGTGCAGGCCGCCGCCGGCGTCGAGATGCACGCCAAGCCCGGTGACACCGTCACCGCGGGCCAGCCCCTGCTGACCCTCCACACCGACACCCCCGAGCGGTTCGCGTACGCGCTGGAGTCGGTCGAGGGGTCGTACGACATCGCGGCTCCGGGTACGGAGTTCAAGCCGAACCCGATCGTGCTGGACCGGATCGCCTGA
- a CDS encoding adenosine deaminase, with amino-acid sequence MTSQIRNTPSSEQIRRAPKVLLHDHLDGGLRPGTIVELARESGYSGLPETDPGKLGVWFREAADSGSLERYLETFAHTCAVMQTREALVRVAAECAEDLAEDGVVYAEVRYAPEQHLERGLTLEEVVEAVNEGFREGERLARENGHRIRVGALLTAMRHAARALEIAELANRYRDLGVVGFDIAGAEAGFPPTRHLDAFEYLKRENNHFTIHAGEAFGLPSIWQALQWCGADRLGHGVRIIDDIEVAQDGSVTLGRLASYVRDKRIPLELCPSSNLQTGAADSYAEHPIGLLRRLHFRATVNTDNRLMSGTSMSREFEHLVDAFGYSLDDLQWFSVNAMKSAFIPFDERLAMINDVIKPGYAELKSEWLFQQTASIRGSLENQA; translated from the coding sequence ATGACGAGCCAGATCCGGAACACCCCGAGCTCGGAACAGATCCGCCGGGCGCCCAAGGTCCTGCTGCACGATCACCTCGACGGGGGCCTGCGCCCCGGGACGATCGTCGAACTCGCCCGGGAGAGCGGCTACTCGGGGCTCCCCGAGACCGACCCCGGCAAACTCGGCGTCTGGTTCAGGGAGGCCGCCGACTCCGGTTCCCTCGAGCGGTACCTGGAGACCTTCGCGCACACCTGCGCCGTCATGCAGACCCGTGAGGCGCTGGTGCGGGTCGCCGCCGAGTGCGCCGAGGACCTCGCCGAGGACGGGGTCGTCTACGCCGAGGTGCGGTACGCCCCCGAGCAGCATCTGGAGCGCGGGCTGACCCTCGAAGAGGTCGTGGAGGCGGTCAACGAGGGCTTCCGGGAGGGCGAGCGCCTGGCCCGGGAGAACGGCCACCGCATCCGGGTGGGCGCGCTGCTCACCGCGATGCGGCACGCGGCCCGTGCCCTGGAGATCGCCGAACTGGCCAACCGTTACCGGGACCTGGGCGTCGTCGGCTTCGACATCGCGGGGGCCGAGGCCGGGTTCCCGCCCACCCGGCACCTCGACGCGTTCGAGTACCTCAAGCGCGAGAACAACCACTTCACCATCCACGCGGGCGAGGCCTTCGGGCTGCCCTCCATCTGGCAGGCGCTCCAGTGGTGCGGCGCGGACCGGCTCGGTCACGGCGTCCGGATCATCGACGACATCGAGGTCGCGCAGGACGGCTCGGTGACGCTCGGGCGCCTCGCGTCGTACGTCCGGGACAAGCGCATCCCGTTGGAGCTGTGCCCCAGCTCCAACCTCCAGACCGGTGCCGCCGACTCCTATGCCGAGCACCCGATCGGGTTGTTGCGGCGGTTGCACTTCCGGGCCACGGTGAACACGGACAACCGGCTCATGTCCGGGACGAGCATGAGCCGCGAATTCGAGCACCTTGTCGACGCGTTCGGTTATTCACTCGACGATCTCCAGTGGTTCTCGGTCAATGCTATGAAGTCAGCATTCATTCCTTTCGATGAACGACTCGCCATGATCAATGACGTGATCAAGCCGGGATATGCCGAGCTGAAGTCCGAATGGTTGTTCCAGCAGACCGCTTCCATCAGGGGATCCTTGGAGAATCAGGCCTGA
- a CDS encoding ABC transporter permease, whose protein sequence is MSTATVAKPQAQQPGKGSRRMSLPVLLLVIAGVLILTSIVRLITGADGITSTGQMSTALRLAVPIGLAGLGGLWAERAGVVNIGLEGMMILGTWFGAWAGYQWGPWTGVAFGIIGGCLGGILHAIATVTFNVNHIVSGVAINILALGTTRYLSKFTFEDAPQGSSKQSPPIDSLGTFDIPGLSSWLSTINGKHWFLVSDIAGLLGGLVTDLSPLTLVAVALVPATWWVLWRTAFGLRLRSCGENPVAAESLGVNVYKYKYIAVIISGGFAGLGGAFLSIVASNVYLDGQTAGRGYIGLAAMIFGNWMPGGLALGAGLFGYTDSLNLRGGGTNVHALILLLAILLVIAVAYLAWRKRVVPAIVTAVVAALMFVWYLATDEVPQQFVSATPYVVTLLVLSLSAQHLRMPKADGMPYRRGQGK, encoded by the coding sequence ATGAGCACCGCGACCGTCGCCAAGCCGCAGGCGCAGCAGCCCGGCAAGGGCAGCCGCCGTATGTCCCTACCGGTACTCCTGCTCGTCATCGCCGGTGTACTGATCCTGACCTCGATCGTCCGCCTGATCACCGGCGCCGACGGCATCACCTCCACCGGACAGATGTCCACGGCGCTGCGCCTCGCGGTGCCGATCGGCCTCGCGGGTCTCGGCGGTCTGTGGGCCGAGCGCGCGGGCGTCGTCAACATCGGCCTCGAGGGCATGATGATCCTCGGCACCTGGTTCGGCGCCTGGGCGGGCTACCAGTGGGGCCCGTGGACCGGTGTCGCCTTCGGGATCATCGGCGGCTGCCTCGGCGGCATCCTGCACGCCATCGCCACCGTGACCTTCAACGTCAACCACATCGTGTCCGGTGTGGCCATCAACATCCTGGCGCTCGGCACCACCCGCTACCTCTCCAAGTTCACCTTCGAGGACGCGCCGCAGGGCTCCTCCAAGCAGTCCCCGCCGATCGACTCGCTCGGGACCTTCGACATCCCAGGACTGTCCAGCTGGCTTTCCACCATCAACGGGAAGCACTGGTTCCTGGTCTCGGACATCGCGGGACTGCTCGGCGGCCTGGTCACCGACCTGTCGCCGCTCACCCTCGTCGCGGTGGCCCTCGTCCCCGCCACCTGGTGGGTGCTGTGGCGCACGGCCTTCGGCCTGCGTCTGCGCTCCTGCGGTGAGAACCCGGTGGCCGCCGAGTCCCTCGGCGTCAACGTCTACAAGTACAAGTACATCGCCGTGATCATCTCGGGCGGCTTCGCCGGCCTCGGCGGCGCGTTCCTGTCCATCGTGGCGTCCAACGTCTACCTGGACGGACAGACGGCCGGCCGCGGCTACATCGGTCTCGCCGCGATGATCTTCGGTAACTGGATGCCGGGCGGCCTCGCCCTCGGCGCGGGCCTGTTCGGCTACACCGACAGCCTCAACCTGCGCGGCGGCGGCACCAACGTGCACGCGCTGATCCTGCTCCTCGCGATCCTGCTGGTGATCGCCGTGGCCTACCTGGCCTGGAGGAAGCGGGTCGTGCCCGCGATCGTCACCGCCGTGGTCGCGGCGCTGATGTTCGTCTGGTACCTCGCCACCGACGAGGTCCCGCAGCAGTTCGTGAGCGCCACTCCGTACGTCGTGACCCTGCTCGTGCTCTCGCTGTCCGCCCAGCATCTGCGGATGCCGAAGGCGGACGGCATGCCGTACCGGAGAGGACAGGGCAAGTGA
- a CDS encoding LysR family transcriptional regulator, which yields MEHQQRSQGHLSPSSDTEDIVAVLAPRLAHFAGVARTEHVTRAAREMRVPQSTLSRAMVRLEQDLGVDLFARRGRTVSLTPAGRTFLSSVERALAEIGRAADEVRADADPATGKVAFGFLHTMGSETVPGLIRAFRADHPRVRFSLVQNYGEAMLERLRSGELDLCLTSPVPDAPDLVGRLLDEQKLRLVVPADHRLAARRRVRLVEAAEETFVTLEPGYGMRRIADDLCQEAGFRPRIAFEGEETETLRGLVAAGLGVALLPPPAVARPGVVELTITAPRAVREIGVAWLDGHPDTPPVAAFKKFLLSRRGHLLRDSP from the coding sequence ATGGAGCATCAGCAGAGGTCACAGGGTCACCTGTCACCGTCCAGTGACACAGAAGACATCGTCGCGGTGCTCGCCCCGCGTCTCGCGCACTTCGCCGGGGTCGCCCGCACCGAGCACGTGACGAGGGCCGCTCGGGAGATGCGGGTCCCGCAGTCGACCCTGTCGCGGGCCATGGTCCGGCTCGAACAGGACCTGGGCGTCGACCTGTTCGCGCGCCGCGGCCGTACGGTCTCCCTCACCCCCGCGGGCCGTACGTTCCTCTCCTCGGTCGAACGGGCCCTCGCCGAGATCGGGCGCGCCGCCGACGAGGTGCGCGCGGACGCCGACCCGGCCACCGGCAAGGTCGCCTTCGGCTTCCTGCACACGATGGGGTCGGAGACCGTCCCCGGGCTCATCCGCGCCTTCCGCGCCGATCACCCCCGGGTCCGCTTCAGCCTCGTCCAGAACTACGGCGAGGCGATGCTGGAGCGGCTGCGCTCGGGCGAGCTGGACCTGTGCCTCACCTCGCCCGTGCCCGACGCGCCCGACCTGGTGGGGCGCCTCCTCGACGAGCAGAAGCTGCGGCTCGTCGTCCCCGCCGACCACCGGCTCGCCGCCCGCCGGCGCGTCCGCCTGGTGGAGGCCGCCGAGGAGACCTTCGTGACCCTCGAACCCGGCTACGGCATGCGGCGCATCGCCGACGACCTGTGCCAGGAGGCGGGATTCAGGCCGCGGATCGCCTTCGAGGGCGAGGAGACCGAGACGCTCCGCGGACTCGTCGCCGCCGGTCTCGGCGTCGCCCTGCTGCCGCCACCGGCCGTGGCCCGCCCCGGAGTCGTCGAACTGACGATCACCGCGCCGCGCGCGGTCCGTGAGATCGGGGTGGCGTGGCTGGACGGCCACCCCGACACCCCGCCCGTGGCGGCCTTCAAGAAGTTCCTGCTGTCACGACGGGGCCACCTGCTCCGGGACAGCCCTTAG
- a CDS encoding ABC transporter permease encodes MKKFDKERVLLAVAGPVIALVTAIALTSVVLLASGKSAFEPYSLMLQQATYSDTQVLIVNQASLYYIAALGVAIGFRMNLFNIGVDGQYRLGAMMTAVVGAHLALPSFLQIPVLMIVAMCTGAFWAGIAGVLKVTRGVSEVVATIMLNAIATSLIGYLTAENIWGVQVGNNNTTGIMKKSGWFPGIDLGSDVGEIYGMVFLAVLMGVLYWLVLNRTRFGFDLRATGASEEAAAASGVDAKRMVLTAMLISGAVAGISGLPLLLGDAHTYSLSFPAGLGFTAIGIALLGRNNPGGIALAALLWAFLDKASPALDYATPVAYEKEIATIMQGLIVFAVVISYEAVRVWGLRRQQKRVGEELAAAAAANNNSPKEVAAR; translated from the coding sequence ATGAAGAAGTTCGACAAGGAGCGCGTGCTCCTCGCGGTGGCCGGCCCGGTCATCGCGCTCGTCACGGCGATCGCACTGACCTCGGTCGTGCTGCTCGCCTCGGGCAAGAGCGCGTTCGAGCCGTACTCCCTGATGCTTCAGCAGGCGACGTACTCCGACACCCAGGTGCTGATCGTCAACCAGGCGTCGCTGTACTACATCGCGGCGCTCGGCGTGGCCATCGGCTTCCGCATGAACCTGTTCAACATCGGTGTGGACGGCCAGTACCGCCTCGGCGCGATGATGACCGCGGTGGTCGGCGCCCACCTCGCGCTGCCGTCCTTCCTGCAGATCCCCGTGCTGATGATCGTCGCCATGTGCACCGGCGCCTTCTGGGCCGGCATCGCGGGCGTCCTGAAGGTCACCCGCGGAGTGAGCGAGGTCGTCGCGACGATCATGCTCAACGCGATCGCCACCAGCCTCATCGGCTACCTCACCGCGGAGAACATCTGGGGTGTGCAGGTCGGCAACAACAACACGACCGGCATCATGAAGAAGTCCGGCTGGTTCCCCGGCATCGACCTGGGCTCGGACGTCGGCGAGATCTACGGCATGGTCTTCCTCGCGGTCCTCATGGGCGTCCTGTACTGGCTCGTCCTCAACCGCACCCGCTTCGGCTTCGACCTGCGCGCCACCGGCGCCTCCGAGGAGGCCGCCGCGGCCTCCGGCGTCGACGCCAAGCGGATGGTGCTCACCGCGATGCTGATCTCCGGCGCGGTCGCCGGCATCTCCGGGCTGCCGCTTCTCCTCGGCGACGCCCACACCTACAGCCTGAGCTTCCCCGCCGGCCTCGGCTTCACCGCCATCGGCATCGCGCTGCTCGGCCGCAACAACCCGGGCGGCATCGCCCTCGCCGCGCTCCTGTGGGCCTTCCTCGACAAGGCGTCCCCGGCTCTCGACTACGCGACCCCGGTCGCGTACGAGAAGGAGATCGCCACGATCATGCAGGGCCTGATCGTCTTCGCGGTCGTCATCTCGTACGAGGCCGTACGTGTCTGGGGCCTGCGCCGCCAGCAGAAGCGGGTCGGTGAGGAACTGGCCGCCGCGGCCGCCGCCAACAACAACTCCCCGAAGGAGGTGGCTGCCCGATGA
- a CDS encoding MFS transporter: MPSASTAASTTVDAAAAAVPASADSRLAPGGPGYRRMSFALFLAGVATFALLYSTQALLPLISTDLGVTASQASWTVSAATGGLALFVLPMSALSERYGRRTLMTASLVVAVAVGLLVPFAPSIGALVALRAVQGAALAGLPASATAYLAEEVRPKALITAIGLFVAGNSVGGMSGRVITGWVAQEWGWRVAVATIGVIAVACAVAFRLLLPAPRHFTPGSPRPRALVRTVRDHLANPLLCRLYAIGALFMMVFGGVYTVIGYRLTDAPFSLPQGVIGSIFLVYLVGTVSASTAGRLVDRLGRRGSLYLAGGTTTAGLLLSLADSLPLVLLGLVLITAGFFAGHAVASSSVSHTAKEGRAQASALYQSAYYIGSSAGSTLGAVAFHAGGWAGTVALGLLAVLGVVSITLFGTHAARAQAARKPALAH; this comes from the coding sequence ATGCCTTCCGCCAGTACCGCGGCGTCCACCACCGTGGACGCCGCCGCAGCCGCCGTCCCCGCGTCCGCCGACTCCCGTCTGGCCCCGGGCGGGCCGGGCTACCGCCGGATGAGCTTCGCCCTCTTCCTCGCCGGTGTCGCGACCTTCGCGCTCCTCTACTCCACGCAGGCCCTCCTCCCCCTCATCTCCACGGACCTCGGCGTGACCGCGAGCCAGGCCAGCTGGACGGTGTCGGCCGCGACGGGCGGACTCGCGCTCTTCGTCCTCCCGATGAGCGCGCTCTCGGAGCGCTACGGACGGCGCACGCTGATGACGGCGTCACTGGTGGTCGCCGTGGCGGTCGGGCTGCTCGTGCCCTTCGCGCCGTCGATCGGCGCGCTGGTGGCTCTGCGCGCGGTACAGGGTGCGGCGCTGGCGGGGCTGCCCGCCTCGGCGACGGCGTACCTGGCGGAGGAGGTCCGCCCCAAGGCCCTGATCACGGCGATCGGCCTCTTCGTGGCGGGCAACAGCGTCGGCGGGATGAGCGGCCGGGTCATCACCGGCTGGGTCGCGCAGGAGTGGGGCTGGCGGGTCGCCGTCGCCACGATCGGTGTGATCGCGGTGGCGTGCGCGGTGGCCTTCCGGCTGCTGCTGCCCGCGCCCCGGCACTTCACCCCGGGCTCGCCGCGCCCGCGGGCACTGGTCCGCACGGTCCGCGACCACCTCGCCAACCCGCTGCTGTGCCGGCTGTACGCGATCGGCGCACTGTTCATGATGGTCTTCGGCGGGGTCTACACGGTGATCGGCTACCGCCTGACCGACGCCCCGTTCTCGCTCCCCCAGGGCGTCATCGGCTCGATCTTCCTGGTCTACCTGGTCGGTACGGTGTCGGCGTCGACCGCGGGCCGGCTGGTCGACCGCCTGGGCCGGCGCGGCTCCCTCTACCTGGCGGGCGGCACTACCACCGCCGGACTCCTCCTGTCGCTGGCCGACTCCCTCCCGCTGGTCCTACTCGGCCTGGTCCTGATCACCGCGGGCTTCTTCGCGGGCCACGCGGTGGCGTCCTCGTCGGTGAGCCACACCGCCAAGGAGGGCCGCGCCCAGGCGTCCGCCCTCTACCAGTCCGCCTACTACATCGGCTCCAGCGCCGGCAGCACCCTCGGCGCCGTCGCCTTCCACGCGGGAGGCTGGGCCGGCACGGTGGCGCTCGGGCTGCTCGCGGTGCTCGGCGTCGTGTCGATCACCCTCTTCGGCACGCACGCGGCGCGGGCGCAGGCGGCCCGGAAGCCGGCCCTGGCCCACTGA